The following is a genomic window from Merismopedia glauca CCAP 1448/3.
TTAGCTAGGCAATCTCCACCACACAGATACAATAAACCGAATAAAGCATTAGTTGCTAAAAAGACGACACTAACTAGCAGTAAAAAGTTTAACCAAGATAAAGTCAGCAGAAAGTGATAAACATCGCTGCGAGTGAAGGAAGCTAAACCGAGACGAATGACATTACTAGTTCGCCGTCTACTATAGGGTGCAAATGGTGAGATGAGGCGCTGCTTTTGCATATCTTCAGATCTACTACTTCTGCTGCTGCCAAAGTTAGTGTAGCGTCCTTTGCCAGATTTCCGATCCTCAGCCAAGTTGCGATCAATTGGACTGGCATCATGTCTTGGCAAGCACTACTATAAGAATGCAAGAGGAATGTTTTTGGGGCGATGACACACCCAAAGCGATCGCGAGATAATAGGGGGTGAACGATGAGTACTGTCACAATTTCTGCTCAATATATTTCTCAGATGAATGCAGCAGAAGTAACTGAATTAGCGGCACGTTTGGAAGCAGATGATTATACTAACGCCTTTGAAGGTTTGAATGATTGGCATTTACTGCGAGCGATCGCTTTCCACCGTCCTGAGTTAGTCGAACCTTATTTGCATTTGCTCGATCTAGAAGCCTACGATGAATCATAACTCATGTAGTAGAGACGTAGCAGTGCTACGTCTCTACTTCAATTTACTTTTTTCACTGTCCCTAATCTAGTAAAGCGAATTTCAATCCGTCTGCGGCTAATATCGGGAATATTTTCGGCTGGGGCAAATTCTCCATTTGGTAACATTAATTGTCCGGCTGAATAAGCTCTAAATTTTAATCCTGATAGCCTTCCTGCTTTTTGAAAATCTTGCAGAACTTTGACAACAGCTAAGGCTCTCATTAATCCTAAATCTGCATTAGAACCAGATTTTAAAGTAGCTATCGGTAGCTGAGAATTAGCAACTTTTTGAATGTTTCGATCTAGATTACTGGCTTCTCCGCTATTGGCTTGTCCGTCTGTATGACCAATAACTTCAACTACATTAATATAATATTTCTGGGCATTCTTTTCGACTTCAGGCAAAATCTGTTCCTGAATGTATCTATTCATAGTTGGGGAAATCTCGGCACTTCC
Proteins encoded in this region:
- a CDS encoding flagellar motor protein, whose amino-acid sequence is LNIWSAFTDLMSNAFMILILLLVLGTLKALYSQTNRETPPIIIIEDAKTYRFDSGSAEISPTMNRYIQEQILPEVEKNAQKYYINVVEVIGHTDGQANSGEASNLDRNIQKVANSQLPIATLKSGSNADLGLMRALAVVKVLQDFQKAGRLSGLKFRAYSAGQLMLPNGEFAPAENIPDISRRRIEIRFTRLGTVKKVN
- the isiD gene encoding protein IsiD, which produces MSTVTISAQYISQMNAAEVTELAARLEADDYTNAFEGLNDWHLLRAIAFHRPELVEPYLHLLDLEAYDES